The Candidatus Methanosuratincola sp. genome includes the window ATGTCCCTGAGAGCAGGCATCTCGACCGGGAGCTCGTCCCTTATGATCTCGGATATCCTTACGACCCTCCTTGTGAAGTTGCCACCGGTGTCGAACCTCCGCATCTGCACGAGTACCCCCAAGTCAGAGAGGGAGAGCAACGGGATATGGTGCTGGTAGACGAACCTCCTCAACAGCCCCTCCCCAGACGGAGCATGAACTGTGTGGATGCAGCGTATGCCAGATGCCATGATCTGGAATAGGGCACGGCTGTCGGACTCCGAGAGAACCTCCCCGAAGAAGACGTAATCCGGCGATTTGTGGAGGAGGCTGTCCAAAACTTCCCTTCGCCTCTCGGCGGCCTCTGCAGAACCTGTTGCGGCGATCAGCCTGACCTGGTGCTTCCCGAGATGCCGCTGAGTTATGTTCTCTGCAATATCAGATTCCACGGAGTACTTCCTCCAGTGTGAGGGGGTCTCCAGGTCGAGTGCTATAGCGAGTGTTGTCTTGCCAGAGCCGCTCTCCCCGTAGATGCTGAAGCTGCTCCCCTCCCTCAGCTTCGCGAGCAGGTACGAGACCGCCTCAGGAGTGATTGTCCCGTTCTTTGTCAGCATCCCGAAATTAGTGGGGTCCCTGAAGAACTTTCGTACATCAACTGAGGCGCCCTCAAAAGAGAGGGGAGGGGCATCGATAGAGACCCTGGCATGGAACTCGTTTGTCTTTATCGATGCCTTTATTGAAGGGTTCAGGTAGTCAGACGACCTTCTTGAGCTCCCTGCAGAGAACGCCAGTAGCCGCCCGATCGCCCCTGAACTGACCCAAACCGAGGATTCGCACCTGCCTAGCTCCCTGTGGTCGATGTAGGCGAATGTCCTTGGAGAGTCAGCATAGAACTCTCCGACATTGTCGTCAATCAGGAGCGGGAGGATATCCCCCAACCCGACGGACGAATAAAGGACAAAGTTCTCCACAGGCGGACTCAGCTTTGAAAAACCCCTGAGGGTTGCCCGCCTCTCTTCAATAACCTCACCAAGCTGAATCGAGAAAGGAGGCCTGAGGTGCTCCTCCTCATAC containing:
- a CDS encoding ATPase, T2SS/T4P/T4SS family; its protein translation is MRDDSLKIYRNLDPMMSLSEFEQVSEDLAGSSALCLFSGKNGLLLTRDQFHMIIRVCRDLGICLDLLSKAKDCTFAKEVSSLRDSGWPVLFSKLRVGVRGNKKGVRCRFCGACRELNGIKSLAFSSSELSFALRPQVVPSGLVTLGSPEYSIPPYSIYLLRRSGRLVYIPVLCALSVEERIRAFRLIRKVRKYEEEHLRPPFSIQLGEVIEERRATLRGFSKLSPPVENFVLYSSVGLGDILPLLIDDNVGEFYADSPRTFAYIDHRELGRCESSVWVSSGAIGRLLAFSAGSSRRSSDYLNPSIKASIKTNEFHARVSIDAPPLSFEGASVDVRKFFRDPTNFGMLTKNGTITPEAVSYLLAKLREGSSFSIYGESGSGKTTLAIALDLETPSHWRKYSVESDIAENITQRHLGKHQVRLIAATGSAEAAERRREVLDSLLHKSPDYVFFGEVLSESDSRALFQIMASGIRCIHTVHAPSGEGLLRRFVYQHHIPLLSLSDLGVLVQMRRFDTGGNFTRRVVRISEIIRDELPVEMPALRDIFVWDAASGQLEPTPAYREMSITA